In the Solanum pennellii chromosome 5, SPENNV200 genome, one interval contains:
- the LOC107020972 gene encoding protein PECTIC ARABINOGALACTAN SYNTHESIS-RELATED, translating to MAELRHSSSIGNRVTASPRKRDDVTASSSPLVPDSAPNVDDDDDDYRGRYPRDRFRSFLSSHLQPIFPFFFPDESRSHPHKFKISLFLLVVLILSLVVLISSVVHRLNAPYLCKKDGITLQCPPVKEPSSLWENPYSSTTSWKPCAERREGLISDIPPENSTNGYIFIHAEGGLNQQRIAICNAVAVAKIMNATLILPVLKQDQIWKDQTKLEDIFDVDHFINYLKDDVRIVRDIPEWFTDKAELFSSIRRTVKNIPKYASAEFYIDNVLPRVKEKKIMSLKPFVDRLGYDNVPPEINKLRCRVNYHALKFLPEIEQMADQLVSRMRNRTGSSNPFMALHLRFEKGMVGLSFCDFVGTRSEKDLMAAYRKKEWPRRFKDGSHLWALALQKRKEGRCPLEPGEVAVLLRAMGYPKETQIYVASGQVYGGQNRMAPLRNMFPNLVTKEELATKPELDGFRKHVTSLAALDFLVCLKSDVFVMTHGGNFAKLIIGHRRYMGHRLKSIKPDKGLMSKSLGDPYMGWASFVEDVVITHQTRTGLPEETFPNYDLWENPLTNCMCKA from the exons ATGGCGGAGCTACGCCACTCAAGCTCGATCGGAAACCGAGTTACAGCGTCACCTAGGAAGCGAGACGACGTCACCGCTTCCTCATCTCCTTTGGTTCCTGACAGTGCTCCTAACgttgatgatgacgatgatgattaTCGTGGTCGGTATCCTCGAGATCGGTTTCGTTCATTCCTCTCTTCGCATCTTCAACCTATTTTCCCTTTCTTCTTCCCTGATGAATCGAGGTCTCACCCTCACAAGTTCAAGATCTCGCTATTTCTGCTTGTTGTTCTCATACTTTCACTAGTTGTCCTGATTTCGTCCGTCGTACATCGTTTG AATGCTCCATATTTGTGCAAAAAGGATGGTATAACTCTTCAGTGTCCACCG gtGAAAGAACCTTCTTCCTTGTGGGAGAATCCTTATTCATCAACAACCTCCTGGAAGCCTTGTGCGGAGCGACGTGAGGGACTGATATCAG ATATTCCGCCCGAGAACTCCACAAACGGTTATATATTCATACATGCTGAGGGTGGCTTAAACCAGCAAAGGATCGCT ATATGCAATGCTGTTGCAGTGGCCAAAATTATGAATGCCACCCTTATTTTGCCAGTATTAAAGCAAGACCAGATATGGAAAGACCAAAC GAAATTGGAGGACATATTTGATGTAGACCATTTTATTAACTACCTGAAGGATGATGTGCGAATTGTTCGCGATATCCCTGAGTGGTTTACTGACAAAGCTGAGCTCTTCTCAAGCATAAG GCGTACAGTCAAGAACATTCCCAAGTACGCTTCAGCAGAGTTCTACATAGATAATGTTTTGCCACGGGTCAAGGAGAAGAAGATAATGTCACTAAAACCTTTTGTCGATCGACTTGG GTATGATAATGTTCCTCCAGAGATAAACAAGCTGAGGTGCAGGGTCAACTATCATGCTCTGAAGTTTCTTCCCGAGATTGAGCAGATGGCTGATCAACTCGTTTCAAGGATGAGAAACCGCACTGGTAGTTCAAATCCTTTCAT GGCTCTTCACTTGAGATTTGAGAAAGGAATGGTGGGTCTATCATTCTGTGATTTTGTTGGAACAAGGTCAGAGAAAGATCTCATGGCTGCATACCGAAAGAAAGAATGGCCTCGGCGGTTTAAG GATGGTTCCCATTTGTGGGCATTGGCGCTGCAAAAGCGCAAGGAAGGACGATGCCCTCTTGAGCCTGGTGAAGTAGCCGTGCTGCTTCGAGCCATGGGTTATCCTAAAGAAACTCAAATATATGTTGCTTCTGGACAGGTCTATGGTGGACAAAACCGCATGGCACCGCTGAGGAACATGTTCCCAAATCTG GTTACAAAAGAGGAACTAGCTACAAAACCAGAATTGGATGGCTTCAGAAAGCATGTGACAAGCTTGGCAGCCCTCGACTTCCTAGTCTGTTTGAAGTCTGATGTATTTGTGATGACACACGGAGGGAACTTCGCCAAACTGATAATAGGACATCGTAGGTACATGGGTCATCGTCTAAAATCCATTAAGCCGGACAAGGGTCTGATGTCCAAATCCCTAGGAGATCCATATATGGGGTGGGCTTCCTTTGTGGAAGACGTTGTCATAACCCATCAAACTAGAACTGGTTTACCTGAAGAAACGTTTCCAAATTATGATCTTTGGGAGAATCCTTTAACAAATTGCATGTGTAAAGCCTGA